The genomic stretch TTTCAACCGAGGCGCGGGGCTTGAACTCTGATATTTTTGCCGCCCCTCCCAGGCGCACGACGGCATTGGCCACGGCGATGCCGCTGCGGGCGGCCCCGATGACCGTCACTCTTTTGCCTTTGACGTTAAAAGCGGATAGGGTCATCTGATCTTAAGCGTGGTCAGTGTCAGTATGGCCAAAATGATGGCGCAGATCCAAAAGCGCACGATGATCTTGTTCTCGTTCCATCCGGACAATTGCAAATGATGATGAAAGGGGGACATTTTGAACAGGCGTTTGCCTGTCAATTTGAACGAGGCCACCTGCAGGATGACCGAGACCGCTTCCACCACGAACACGCCGCCCAGGACCACAAGCCAGACCTCCTTTTTAATGAGGATGGCGATCACCCCCAAACAGCCGCCCAGGGGCAAAGACCCCACATCGCCCATGAAGACGCTGGCCGGATGGCAATTGAACCACAAAAATCCCAGACTTGCCCCGACGATGGCAGCACAAAAGACCGTGAGTTCACCGGCGCCCGGCACATGCGGGATGAGCAAATATTCGCTCATCTGGAAATTGCCCGTGACATAACTGAGCGCGCCCAGCGTAAAGGCCACCATCAGCGTGCACCCGATGGCCAGGCCGTCCAGCCCGTCGGTGAGATTGACCGCGTTGGAAGCGCCGACAATGACGAGCACGACCCAAAACACAAAAAACGCGCCCAAATTAATGATCAGGTTCTTAAAGAACGGCACGTCCAGAAATGAAGAGGTCGCCGGATGCAAATAGAGATACACGCCGACAGCGGCGGCCAGTAACGCCTGCCCCAGCAATTTGGCGCGCGCGCTCATGCCGCGGCCCTTGGCCGGAACACCGGCCAATTTCATCGCATCATCAAGGCCGCCGATCACGGCCAGGCACAAACAGACAAAAGCGGTGAGCAAAATGAACGGATTGGTCAGGTTCCCCCACAACAGCACGGAGGCAAGGATGCTGCCGACGATGAACACCCCTCCCATGGTCGGGGTCCCTTCTTTCTTTTCCTGGAATTGGTCCAGGGCCGGGGCGTCATTGCGTTTGGCGATCTCGCGGATGCGTCTGTCTTTAAAAGAACGGATGAACAGGGGACCAAAAATGATGCACAGCAAAAAAGCCGTCACCCCTGCCATGCCTGTGCGGAAGGTGATGTAACGGAAAATATTAAAGGCCCCGGACAGGTGGATGAGATCCGACAAGAAATAAAACATGCACTATCCTTTCAACAAAGACCGGACGACTCCCTCCATTTTCATCCGGCGCGACCCCTTGACCAAAACAGCATCCCCATCGGCGAGGACCTTCCTTAATTTCGTCCCGGCGTCCTGAACGTCGTCGTAAGAAAAAACAGACATGTCCGGACGGACCGCGAGCGCGCCGCGGGCGATGTTCCGGGCCAACGGACCGACGGTGATCAGGACGTCAATACCGGCCTGCGCCGTCCTCTTGCCCGCGCTGCGGTGATAGGCGGCCGACCTTGTTCCCAATTCCAGCATGTCCGCCGCGACCAGGATCTTTTTGCCTCGGCCTTTCAAAGCGGACAACGTTTCAATGGCGCCGGCCATGGACACCGGGTTGGCATTATACGAATCATCGATCAGCCACCCCTTGCCCAAACGGATGAATTCCTGCCGGCCTTTGGGAAAATGAAAAGCGCTCAAGGCCTTTGCCGCCGCGCGCGCTGCGACGCCCAATAAACGTCCGCAGGCAAAAGCTGCCAATGCATTATACGCATTATTACGCCCGCAGGAACGCAGTTCAATTGTTTTTCCTTCTAAGATCAGGCGCAGGCGGCATCCTCTGACAACGCCGACATCTTTTGCCTGAAAACGCGCCTTGCCGTCAACGGCATAGGTGATCACGTTCAATCTTTTTTCCCGCGCGCACCGCGCTGCCAGCAAAGGATCATCCGCATTCAACACGATCTTACCCATGCGGGGCATGAACGATGTCATTTGCCATTTTTCCCTCAACACACCGTTGATGTCCTTGAGCCCTTCGAAGTGAGAGACGCCGATATTCGTAAAAACCGCGATATCCGGACGGACCATTTGCGCCAGCCACGGGATGTCCCCGGGCTGATTGGTGGCGCATTCCAGCACAGCCGCCTGATGGGATTTTTTAAGTTTCAGCAAGGTCATGGGCACGCCGATATGATTATTCTGCGTGCCCTCATTCTTAAGGACCGTATAGTTACGGCGCAGGACAGCGGCGATCATTTCCTTGGTCGTGGTCTTGCCCGCACTACCAGTAATGGCGAGAACCGGGATCTTAAAACGCATCCGGTGAAAACGCGCCAGATGCCCCAAAGCCAGGACCGTGTCCGCAACGCGGATGACAGCGGCATTTTTATTTTTGACCGCGACCGGTTTGGCAACGAGCACAACGCGAATGCCTTTGCCGACGACGTCGCGCACGAAATCATGCCCGTCGAAGGTGTCCCCTTTGATGGCGATGAAAAGGTCGCCTTTGCGCACACTACGGGAATCAATGGACACCCCGCGCACGCTCGCGCGCGCATCACCCTGCGTCAACTTCCCTCCCGTTGCTTCTATAATTTCTCTGACGGTGAACATTTCAAAAATTCCATCACGATCTCCCGCTCATTGAACGGGATGGTCTTGTCCTGAAATATCTGACGCTCCTCGTGTCCTTTGCCGGCGATGAGGACCAGGTCCCCGGTCCTGGCCATCTTCAGCGCCCTGCCGATGGCTTCGCGGCGGTCTACACAGGTCTCAAAATTTGTGCGGGTGAACCCCGCGGTGATCTGGTCAATGATCACCTGCGGGTCCTCGCTGCGGGGATTATCGCTGGTCACCACCGAATGGTCGGCGAGCAGACAGGCCACATGCCCCATCTTGGGTCTTTTGCCATGGTCACGGTCCCCGCCGCAGCCGAACACGACGATGACGCGCTTGGCCGTCACCGCTTTTAAGGCCCGCAGCACGTTGATCAGGCCATCCTCGGTATGGGCGTAATCAATGAATACAAAAAAATCCTGACCCGCATCCACCGGCTGCAGACGGCCGGGCACATTCTTTAAACCCTCAATGCCCTTCACGATCGTTTCCACGGCAAAATCCTGCGCAAGGGCGCAGGTGAATGCGGCTAAAATATTATAAACATTATGCCGGCCGATCATGCGGGTATGAACGGGAATTTTTCCGCCTGAAAAATGGATATCAAATTCCGTGCCGCTTAAAGCATAACGGATGTCCACGGCGCACACATCCGCTGGCGCGTCAATGGCATAGGTCCACACCCGGGCTTGGGTCAGGGTCTTCAAACGCCGGCCGTATTCGTCGTCGGCATTGATGATGACCGCGGCCTGGGGCGATAGGCGGGAAAATAACAGGGACTTAGCCCTGAAATAATCCGCCATGTCCGCGTGATAATCCAGATGGTCCTGCGTCAGGTTGGTGAACACCCCGACGGCAAAATCAATGCCGTCCAGACGCCCCTGGTCCAGCGCGTGCGACGAGGCCTCGATCACACAATAGGGCACGCCCTCTTGGACCAGACGCGCCAGATAGCGCTGGTTATCCAAATAGCCGGGCGTTGTGTTCTTTGACGGGAAAAACGTTGTGCCGATGCGGCTATTGATCGTGCCGACGACCCCGCATTTTTGTCCGGCGGCACGAAGGACGGACTCCAATAAATAGGTGATCGTCGTTTTGCCGTTGGTGCCGGTGATGCCGATGGTCTTGACCTGACCGCCGGGATGGCCATAAAATCTCGGCGTGACCCGGCGCAAGAATGCTTTTGTGTCCACGGTATCCAGGACGCACACGTCATCGGGAATGGTGTGATCTCCCAGCACACGCCCGGCCTGCTGTTTGACGATGGTCCGCGCGCCTTGCCTGACAGCCTCCCTGATGAAATCCGCGCCATTGACCTTGAACCCCGGCAGGGCGACAAAAAGCCCGTCGGGCATGCCTTCACGGGAGTCGCAGCTGATGCACCCTACGGGATACTGGGCGTAAGCCGGCGGAACATGGATCCCCGTCCCTTGCAATAGTTCACGCAGCAGCATCATTTGGACATACCCCGGGCATTCAAATATTTAAGGGCATCGGCCACCACTTCCTGAAAGACGGGTGCTGCCACCGATCCCCCGTAATACACGGGATGTGGATCGTCAAAAACAACGACCGCGGCCAGCCGCGGATCACCCACCGGCGCGAAACCGATGAAGGTCGCGTAAAAATGCGCGTGGGAATACGCGCCGTCCACCACCTTCTGGGCTGTCCCCGTCTTTCCACCGACCGTAACGCCCGGGATCTTGGCTTTTTTCCCCGTGCCATTGTCCACGGCCCCCTGCAGGATCGAACGCAAACGCAAGGATGTTTGCTGGGTCATGATCTTGTCCAGAATGACCGGCTTGCCTTCCTTAACGATCCGGCCCTTGGCGTCACGGACAGATCGAACGACATAAGGACGCATATAGATCCCGTTGTTGGCGATGGCCGCGATGGCCCCGGCCAATTGCAAGGCCGTCACCGTCACCTCCTGCCCGATGGGGACAGCGCCGATGGATGTTTTGGACCACAACCGCACGGGCTTTAAATAACCCTTGGCCTCGCCGGGCAGGTCGATGCCTGTCCTCATGCCGAAACGGAAATGATGCGCGTAATTATAAACGCGCCGGGGCCCCAGCCGCTGGGCCACCTTGACGGTGCCGATATTGCTGGAACGTTCAATGACCTGCCGGAACGTCAAAAGCCCCTCCGGCTCATGGTCGTGCAAAATATGATTGGCCACGCGGTAAGTGCCGCGCTCGCAGTTGATGACATCTGTTTCCTTGACCACTTCCTCCTGCAAGGCCGCGGCGGCCGTCACGATCTTAAACACAGACCCCGGTTCATAGGTGAACACGATGGCGCGGTTGACCCTGTTTTCCGTTGGGCTCTTGCCGGGCTCTTCCAGATTATAGGTGGGCCGGTTGGCAAATGCCAGGATTTCCCCGGTCCTGGGGTCCAGCACGATGATGCTGGCCCCCTTGGCATTGTATTTCCGGTACATGTTCTCCAGCGCCCGCTCGGCGATGAACTGGATGGTCTCATCAATGGTCAGGACCAGATCAAGCCCGTCCACAGGCGCGACATACCCTTTTTCCAGCAACAATTCCCTCTGGTGCGCGTCGCGCATAACGACCGAAGAGCCCTCCTGGCCCTTCAGATAACGGTCATAGTCGCGTTCCAGCCCCTCGAGGCCGGTATTATCCATACCGGCAAATCCGATCAGATGCGCGGCCAGGGTCTTGTTTGGATAAAAACGTTTGCTCTCTTTGACAAACCCTATGCCCGGCAATTTTGCCTCCTCGACGCGTTCATACACGTCCTGCGGCAGCTTGCGGACGATCCAAACAAAATATTTATCATTCTTGAGTTTCAAAAGCAAAAGGGCGGGATCCATTTTGATGATCCCCGCCAGACGCAGCATGATCGCGTCGCGGTCATGGCGCTTGTTTAGCACCCGCGCGTTGGCAAAAACTGAATAAACAGGCAGGTTAATGGCCAGGGGCCTCAAATTGCGGTCATAAATGGTCCCCCGGGTGGGCTCGAGGACGACACTGTGTTCATGCTGGCGCTGGGCAAGTCGGGCGAGGAAAGAAGAACGGAAGATCTGGATATAAAATAGGAAGACGACCGAATACAACAATCCTGCCAGCAGAACGATGAAGACAACGGCAAAACGAAGAGGATATTTACGCAGGTACAATTTCTCGATCCGTCCTTAATGGTCCCAGGCCCTGGCCTCCCGGGCGGACAAAACCAGGGTCATCACCCGGTCCTTGCCCATGAACTGCATGTTGCTGTCTTTTTCCAGAAGCCGGTTGCCCAAATTATTGGCGGATTTTAAAGCGAGGATCTGATGGGTCAGCGCGCCGTTGGTATCTAATAACTTATGGACGCTGGTCTGTTTGTCTTTGCCTTGATACGCCAGATCCACGATCTGTGTTTGCATGTTGATATACATGAGCGCGGTCACGGTCGCGAAAGACATGATCTGTATCCATGTTTTGAGCGTCATGCTAACCTCCGGATCGCCCTTAACCGGGCGCTACGGCTGCGCGCGTTGAGGGCGCATTCTTCCTGCGCCGGGCGCAGCGGTTTTTTTGTCAAAATTTCCGCCGTGCCCTGGGCGGCCTCGGCGCGGAATTTGTTCTTAACGATACGATCCTCCAGCGAATGGAACGCGATCACGCACAAGCGTCCACCCGGTTTTAAAGCACCACAGCAAGCGTCCAGGCCGCGTTCCAATGATCCCATCTCATCGTTGACCACGATGCGCAGCGCCTGGAATGTGCGCGTGGCCGGATGGATCTTCCCGCGGGTATAACCCTTGGGCAAAGACAGCAGGACACTCCGGGCCAGGTCCTGTGTTGTGGTGATCTTTGCTTCGGCGCGCCGGCGGATGATCGTTTTGGCGATGCGCCGGGAAAAACGTTCCTCGCCGAATTCCCAAATGACCTGCGCCAGCTTTTCTTCGGGCCACGTATTGACGATGTCCGCAGCCGTCAAATCCTGGTTTACATCCATGCGCATATCCAGAGGTCCGTCCTGTTGAAAACTCAAACCCCGCGCGCTGTCATCCAGCTGAAAACTGGATATGCCGAGGTCCAACAAAATACCATCGACAGCCGTCACCTGGACTTGGGCCAAAAAACGCAAGACGTCGCTGAAATTGCCCTTTAACAAATCAATCCTTAAGGATAATCCAGCCAACCGTTTTTCAGCCTCGGCCAGGGACGTGCTGTCGCGGTCAATACCGATCAAATGTCCTTGGGGACCCAACTGTCGGGCCATGAGCACGGCATGGCCAGCTAACCCCAAGGTCCCGTCCACCGCCGTGCCTCCTTCGGGAAGGGCCAAAAGGTCCATGACCTCCCGCGGCATGACCGGCGTGTGGGCTTTTATGTCAAATTCCACATGTTCTCCGCGGTCTTCTCAAACTCGGAGCTTGTCCTGTTAAAAAATGCCTGCCAGGTCGCGGTGTCCCAAATTTCAATGCGGTTGGAAACACCGATGACCACCGTATCTTTCTTGATGCCCGCAAAGGTCTTGAGGTAATCGGGGATGATGAAACGTCCCTGCCTGTCGGGGAGCACCTCGCAGGCCCCGGAAAAAAAGATCCGGTTGAAATTGCGGGCCTCCTGCTTGGTGAATGACAGGCCTTTGAATTTCTGTTCCTGGAGCTGCCACTCATGGTCGCTGAACATGAAAATGCATCTGTCCAGGCCGCGGGTGACATAAAACTTCTCAATATTGTTCTCACGGGCAATTTCGCGCATGCGCGCGGGCAGGATCAGGCGGCCTTTGTTGTCAATGCCGTGTATGTGTTCACCGTAAAACAAACAGGGCTCCTTTAGCCAGGCTCCATCCCGCTTCGCGGGATGTCGTAAATGGCCTTCGGCCACTTACTCCACTTTCCACCACTTTATTCCACTTGATGGCAAGTATAAAGGATAGCCCAAGGGTTGTCAATACACAAAATATCTTATGTTTATTAGAGAATGCTGCGGGCTTTGCGTTCGTCCGCGCCGATCTGGCGGACAAGGTCTTGCGGGGTCTTAAAGACGCGTTCGTTGCGGATCTTTTTTATAAAATGGACTTCGAGGGTCTGGCCGTAGAGGTTTTGGTTGAGGTCAAAAATATACACTTCCAAATGAACGGTCGGCTTTCTCTCCTTGAACGTGGGGCGCACGCCCAGATTGGCAACGCCGCGCCGTATTTCTCCTTTGACGTCCACCCGCACGGCATAAACACCATGAGGCGGTAAAATGTTGGGTCCCAAGCGCAAATTTGCCGTCGGATATCCCAATCTCCGGCCGCGGCCGCGGCTTTGCACCACGTCGGCCATGACTGAAAACGGCCTGCCCAACAAGCGTTGGGCCGCGCTCAATTTCCCCGACGCTATCAAGCCGCGCAAACGGGTGCTGCTGATGGGTTCGCCTCCGACTTTTAAAGGTGCCACTCCATGGGCAACATAACCATATTGTTCACCCAAACGCTTAAAAAGAGCGATGTCCCCGCGGCGGTCTTTGCCGAAACGAAAATCTTCCCCCACAAAAACCGCCTGGACGCCCAAACGCCCGACGAGAGCGCTGCGGATAAAGGTCTCGGGTCGGATGGCGGCAAAGGCCCGCGTGAAACGAATGACGATGCAGACCCTGACCCCGAGCGTTTCCAAAAGTTTGAACCGGTGGCGCAGAGAAACTAAATAATCGATCTTGGCGGACGAAGACAAAACATGGGCAGGATGAGGAAAAAAAGTAATGACAACCGGCACGGCTTTCCGGCGGCGGGCCTCTTTCACCATGGCCGCCAGCAGCATTTGATGGCCGCGGTGCACCCCGTCAAAAATACCGATGGCAACGCAGGAGCGTTTAATTTTGACCCGGCCAAGACCGGATATGACCTTCATTTAAGTCCTCAAGTTTGACCGCGTCCTTGATGTCAAAAGGCCCGACCTTGGTCCGCTCGATCTGGCTGATGCAGGCACCGCACCCAAGGACATCGCCCACATCTTCGGCCAATTGGCGGACATAGGTGCCCTTGGAACAGGCCATAAAAAATTCCACTTCTGGAAGGGCGAACGACAACAGCCGCACCTCGTCCACGCGCACCTTGCGGGCCGTGCGTTCAACGCTTTTGCCCTCGCGGGCGATCTTATAAAGCCGCTGGCCCTGATGCTTCACCGCGGAAACCATGGGCGGTTTTTGTTCAATGTCCCCCACGAAACCCCTGAAAACCTCTTCCACGCGCGAACGCGTGATCCCGGAAAACGGCTTTTCCTCAATGACCTGGCCCATGATATCAGCGGTGGTGGTCTTGGTGCCCAAACGCAAGGTGGCGCGGTAGGACTTGTCAAAAGCGACAAAACGGTCGAACAGCTTGGTGGACTTCCCCAAAAGCATCACCAGCACACCGGTGGCCAAAGGGTCCAGCGTCCCGGCATGCCCCACCCGGCGCATCTTGAATTTCCTGCGGATAAAGCCGACCACGTCGTGGGAGGTGATCCCCGGCGGTTTATTGACGACAATAACGCCTTCCATGTTCCCGCCTTTTTAAGCGCTTTTAAGCTGCTTCGCGCAAGCCGCCAATATTTTTTTCCGGGCGGTCA from Candidatus Omnitrophota bacterium encodes the following:
- the murF gene encoding UDP-N-acetylmuramoyl-tripeptide--D-alanyl-D-alanine ligase, whose product is MFTVREIIEATGGKLTQGDARASVRGVSIDSRSVRKGDLFIAIKGDTFDGHDFVRDVVGKGIRVVLVAKPVAVKNKNAAVIRVADTVLALGHLARFHRMRFKIPVLAITGSAGKTTTKEMIAAVLRRNYTVLKNEGTQNNHIGVPMTLLKLKKSHQAAVLECATNQPGDIPWLAQMVRPDIAVFTNIGVSHFEGLKDINGVLREKWQMTSFMPRMGKIVLNADDPLLAARCAREKRLNVITYAVDGKARFQAKDVGVVRGCRLRLILEGKTIELRSCGRNNAYNALAAFACGRLLGVAARAAAKALSAFHFPKGRQEFIRLGKGWLIDDSYNANPVSMAGAIETLSALKGRGKKILVAADMLELGTRSAAYHRSAGKRTAQAGIDVLITVGPLARNIARGALAVRPDMSVFSYDDVQDAGTKLRKVLADGDAVLVKGSRRMKMEGVVRSLLKG
- the mraZ gene encoding division/cell wall cluster transcriptional repressor MraZ, whose protein sequence is MFYGEHIHGIDNKGRLILPARMREIARENNIEKFYVTRGLDRCIFMFSDHEWQLQEQKFKGLSFTKQEARNFNRIFFSGACEVLPDRQGRFIIPDYLKTFAGIKKDTVVIGVSNRIEIWDTATWQAFFNRTSSEFEKTAENMWNLT
- a CDS encoding penicillin-binding transpeptidase domain-containing protein, which translates into the protein MYLRKYPLRFAVVFIVLLAGLLYSVVFLFYIQIFRSSFLARLAQRQHEHSVVLEPTRGTIYDRNLRPLAINLPVYSVFANARVLNKRHDRDAIMLRLAGIIKMDPALLLLKLKNDKYFVWIVRKLPQDVYERVEEAKLPGIGFVKESKRFYPNKTLAAHLIGFAGMDNTGLEGLERDYDRYLKGQEGSSVVMRDAHQRELLLEKGYVAPVDGLDLVLTIDETIQFIAERALENMYRKYNAKGASIIVLDPRTGEILAFANRPTYNLEEPGKSPTENRVNRAIVFTYEPGSVFKIVTAAAALQEEVVKETDVINCERGTYRVANHILHDHEPEGLLTFRQVIERSSNIGTVKVAQRLGPRRVYNYAHHFRFGMRTGIDLPGEAKGYLKPVRLWSKTSIGAVPIGQEVTVTALQLAGAIAAIANNGIYMRPYVVRSVRDAKGRIVKEGKPVILDKIMTQQTSLRLRSILQGAVDNGTGKKAKIPGVTVGGKTGTAQKVVDGAYSHAHFYATFIGFAPVGDPRLAAVVVFDDPHPVYYGGSVAAPVFQEVVADALKYLNARGMSK
- the rsmH gene encoding 16S rRNA (cytosine(1402)-N(4))-methyltransferase RsmH; protein product: MEFDIKAHTPVMPREVMDLLALPEGGTAVDGTLGLAGHAVLMARQLGPQGHLIGIDRDSTSLAEAEKRLAGLSLRIDLLKGNFSDVLRFLAQVQVTAVDGILLDLGISSFQLDDSARGLSFQQDGPLDMRMDVNQDLTAADIVNTWPEEKLAQVIWEFGEERFSRRIAKTIIRRRAEAKITTTQDLARSVLLSLPKGYTRGKIHPATRTFQALRIVVNDEMGSLERGLDACCGALKPGGRLCVIAFHSLEDRIVKNKFRAEAAQGTAEILTKKPLRPAQEECALNARSRSARLRAIRRLA
- the mraY gene encoding phospho-N-acetylmuramoyl-pentapeptide-transferase: MFYFLSDLIHLSGAFNIFRYITFRTGMAGVTAFLLCIIFGPLFIRSFKDRRIREIAKRNDAPALDQFQEKKEGTPTMGGVFIVGSILASVLLWGNLTNPFILLTAFVCLCLAVIGGLDDAMKLAGVPAKGRGMSARAKLLGQALLAAAVGVYLYLHPATSSFLDVPFFKNLIINLGAFFVFWVVLVIVGASNAVNLTDGLDGLAIGCTLMVAFTLGALSYVTGNFQMSEYLLIPHVPGAGELTVFCAAIVGASLGFLWFNCHPASVFMGDVGSLPLGGCLGVIAILIKKEVWLVVLGGVFVVEAVSVILQVASFKLTGKRLFKMSPFHHHLQLSGWNENKIIVRFWICAIILAILTLTTLKIR
- a CDS encoding bifunctional riboflavin kinase/FAD synthetase; this translates as MKVISGLGRVKIKRSCVAIGIFDGVHRGHQMLLAAMVKEARRRKAVPVVITFFPHPAHVLSSSAKIDYLVSLRHRFKLLETLGVRVCIVIRFTRAFAAIRPETFIRSALVGRLGVQAVFVGEDFRFGKDRRGDIALFKRLGEQYGYVAHGVAPLKVGGEPISSTRLRGLIASGKLSAAQRLLGRPFSVMADVVQSRGRGRRLGYPTANLRLGPNILPPHGVYAVRVDVKGEIRRGVANLGVRPTFKERKPTVHLEVYIFDLNQNLYGQTLEVHFIKKIRNERVFKTPQDLVRQIGADERKARSIL
- a CDS encoding UDP-N-acetylmuramoyl-L-alanyl-D-glutamate--2,6-diaminopimelate ligase; this translates as MMLLRELLQGTGIHVPPAYAQYPVGCISCDSREGMPDGLFVALPGFKVNGADFIREAVRQGARTIVKQQAGRVLGDHTIPDDVCVLDTVDTKAFLRRVTPRFYGHPGGQVKTIGITGTNGKTTITYLLESVLRAAGQKCGVVGTINSRIGTTFFPSKNTTPGYLDNQRYLARLVQEGVPYCVIEASSHALDQGRLDGIDFAVGVFTNLTQDHLDYHADMADYFRAKSLLFSRLSPQAAVIINADDEYGRRLKTLTQARVWTYAIDAPADVCAVDIRYALSGTEFDIHFSGGKIPVHTRMIGRHNVYNILAAFTCALAQDFAVETIVKGIEGLKNVPGRLQPVDAGQDFFVFIDYAHTEDGLINVLRALKAVTAKRVIVVFGCGGDRDHGKRPKMGHVACLLADHSVVTSDNPRSEDPQVIIDQITAGFTRTNFETCVDRREAIGRALKMARTGDLVLIAGKGHEERQIFQDKTIPFNEREIVMEFLKCSPSEKL
- the truB gene encoding tRNA pseudouridine(55) synthase TruB, with the translated sequence MEGVIVVNKPPGITSHDVVGFIRRKFKMRRVGHAGTLDPLATGVLVMLLGKSTKLFDRFVAFDKSYRATLRLGTKTTTADIMGQVIEEKPFSGITRSRVEEVFRGFVGDIEQKPPMVSAVKHQGQRLYKIAREGKSVERTARKVRVDEVRLLSFALPEVEFFMACSKGTYVRQLAEDVGDVLGCGACISQIERTKVGPFDIKDAVKLEDLNEGHIRSWPGQN